Proteins encoded in a region of the Kwoniella botswanensis chromosome 2, complete sequence genome:
- a CDS encoding argininosuccinate synthase translates to MVASGEKKGKVILAYSGGLDTSCILLWLIEQGYEVVAYMADVGQEEDFAAARAKALKCGAVGFHLADLKREFVEELIYPAVQCNAIYENVYLLGTSLARPVIARGMIEAAVKEGCDYVSHGCTGKGNDQVRFELAFYGLAPNIKVIAPWRLPEFYERFAGRSALLEYAAKNGIPVTQTAAKPWSTDENLFHISYEAGILEDPNQTPPDDMWKLTTSPQKAPETPEQVHIEFSKGLPVKVTFPADKKEVTDAVDIFLTLNALARRHGVGRIDIVENRFIGVKSRGCYESPAATILRVAHMDLEGLTLDRNVRALRDQFITTQLSQILYNGFFFSPEREFVTAAIPASQKTVNGLVRLKLYKGNVIVEGRDADEGLYDAKFSSMDEMGGFEPTATSGFIEISSIRIKAWGRQNIKRGQGGVSPKDVYHRE, encoded by the exons ATGGTCGCTTCCGGTGAAAAGAAGGGCAAGGTCATCCTCGCCTACTCTGGTGGTCTTG ACACTTCATGTATCCTCCTCTGGCTTATTGAGCAAGGTTACGAAGTCGTAGCTTACATGGCTGATGTTGGTCAAGAAGAG GACTTCGCAGCTGCTCGAGCTAAAGCTCTCAAATGTGGCGCCGTCGGCTTCCACCTTGCTGACTTGAAGCGAGAATTCGTTGAGGAGCTCATTTACC CCGCCGTCCAATGTAACGCCATCTACGAGAACGTCTACCTTCTCGGTACCTCCCTCGCTCGACCTGTCATCGCCCGAGGTATGATCGAGGCTGCTGTCAAGGAAGGATGTGACTACGTCTCTCACGGTTGTACCGGTAAGGGTAACGACCAAGTCCGATTTGAACTTGCCTTTTACGGTCTCGCTCCTAACATCAAGGTCATTGCTCCTTGGCGATTACCTG AATTCTACGAGCGATTCGCCGGTCGATCGGCTCTTCTCGAATACGCTGCCAAGAACGGAATCCCAGTAACCCAGACTGCCGCTAAACCATGGTCAACTG ATGAAAACCTTTTCCACATCTCTTACGAAGCTGGTATCCTCGAAGACCCCAACCAAACTCCTCCCGATGACATGTGGAAGCTCACCACTTCTCCTCAGAAAGCCCCTGAAACCCCTGAACAAGTCCACATTGAATTCTCCAAAGGTCTCCCAGTGAAGGTCACTTTCCCTGCCGACAAGAAGGAAGTCACCGATGCCGTCGACATCTTCCTTACCCTCAATGCTCTTGCTCGACGACACGGTGTCGGACGAATCGATATCGTAGAGAACCGATTCATCGGTGTTAAATCTCGAGGTTGTTACGAATCACCTGCCGCTACCATCCTTCGAGTAGCTCACATGGACTTGGAAGGTTTGACTTTGGATCGAAATGTCCGGGCTTTACGAGATCAATTCATCACCACTCAACTTTCTCAAATCCTATACAacggtttcttcttctcacccGAGAGAGAATTCGTCACTGCCGCTATCCCCGCTTCTCAGAAGACCGTCAACGGTTTGGTCCGATTGAAGTTGTACAAGGGTAACGTCATTGTAGAAGGACGAGATGCCGATGAGGGTCTTTACGATGCCAAGTTCTCGTCCATGGACGAGATGGGTGGTTTCGAACCTACCGCTACCTCTGGATTCATCGAGATCTCAAGTATCCGAATCAAGGCTTGGGGACGACAAAA CATTAAACGAGGACAGGGTGGTGTTTCTCCCAAAGATGTTTACCACCGAGAGTAA